From a single Bacteroidota bacterium genomic region:
- a CDS encoding class I lanthipeptide, whose protein sequence is MKKSINKLSLNKSTISNLSHSDLSNINGGAKSNGCLPPTFACPSKWSCASVHVCPTLIK, encoded by the coding sequence ATGAAAAAGTCAATCAACAAACTCAGCTTAAACAAAAGCACGATCTCTAATCTCAGCCATTCCGATCTGAGTAACATCAATGGCGGAGCGAAATCAAACGGATGTTTACCACCCACTTTTGCTTGTCCTTCAAAATGGAGTTGCGCATCTGTTCATGTTTGCCCGACGCTCATAAAATAA
- a CDS encoding class I lanthipeptide: MKKSINKLSLNKTTISNLSHSDLGNINGGAKSNGCLPPTFACPSKWSCASVHVCPTLIK, from the coding sequence ATGAAAAAGTCAATCAACAAACTCAGCTTAAACAAAACAACTATCTCTAATCTCAGCCATTCCGATCTGGGTAACATCAATGGTGGAGCGAAATCAAACGGATGTTTACCACCCACTTTTGCTTGTCCTTCAAAATGGAGTTGCGCTTCTGTTCATGTTTGCCCGACGCTCATAAAATAA
- a CDS encoding class I lanthipeptide, protein MKKTINKLSLNKSTISNLSHSALDQINGGAKTAKCIPNLTNPCGTLACSAGCPTGIGCPSMMCTIKK, encoded by the coding sequence ATGAAAAAGACAATCAACAAACTCAGCTTAAATAAAAGTACTATCTCTAATCTCAGCCATAGTGCCCTTGATCAAATCAATGGTGGTGCTAAAACAGCCAAATGCATTCCTAATCTTACTAACCCTTGTGGCACATTGGCTTGTTCAGCAGGATGTCCAACCGGAATTGGTTGCCCAAGCATGATGTGCACTATTAAAAAATAA
- a CDS encoding class I lanthipeptide: MKKHINKLSLNKSTIANLSDSDLGNINGGVASKGCQPQSFYCPTNSSCTFMNTCGPRTLK; the protein is encoded by the coding sequence ATGAAAAAGCACATCAACAAACTCAGCTTAAATAAAAGCACTATCGCTAATCTTAGTGACTCCGATTTAGGCAATATCAATGGAGGTGTTGCTTCAAAAGGATGTCAACCTCAATCTTTCTATTGTCCTACAAATTCGAGCTGCACTTTTATGAATACTTGTGGACCCCGCACATTAAAATAA
- a CDS encoding class I lanthipeptide — MKKHINKLNLNKMTISNLYAAEMNQMVGGGKGSAPAICMPPLTKGCPSGAPATCSACNCTVVK; from the coding sequence ATGAAAAAGCACATCAACAAACTCAACTTAAACAAAATGACCATCTCTAACCTGTATGCCGCTGAAATGAATCAGATGGTAGGTGGCGGAAAAGGATCGGCACCTGCTATCTGCATGCCTCCACTAACAAAAGGTTGTCCTTCTGGTGCTCCGGCTACCTGCTCTGCCTGTAACTGCACTGTTGTAAAATAA